The genomic segment GCCCCTTGTAGACCACAAGGTTAATAGGCCGGGAGTGTAAGCGCGGCAACGCGTTCAGCTTACCGGTACTAATCGGCCGTGAGGCTTGCCAGGCTGTTCTTCGATCAAAGCCAGGCGATATGCACCCAATGCGGAATTCACTTGTCGAATTGGTTCTTTTTCAATTTCGAATCACGGTTTTCGGTGGCTATAGCGGAGAGGTCACACCCGTTCCCATCCCGAACACGGTCGTTAAGCTCTCCAGCGCTGATGGTACTGCACGAGCAATCGTGTGGGAGAGTAGGTCGTCGCCGGATCCAAATTTCCAAAAGGGCGGTTCGAAAGAGCCGCCCGTTTTTATTCCGCCTCGCAAATCGGCCCGGCTCGAATTTCCGCAACGGTCCAGCAGGCGGTTGGCAACGGGCTCAAAGCCGGATAAAAATCGCCCACTCGCGCCGGCTCGTCGAAGTTCGCCCTTCATCCGGCGCGGGGATTGCGTTGTGTTTCGTTTTCGTCCGCCCCCGCGGATGGATTGAGGGTGGCTCCCGATGCGTTCGGTGATTGATTTTCAGGTCTCCCCCGCGATTCCCGACAATCTGCGCGTACTTCAGGATCTGGCGTACAACGTCTGGTGGTGCTGGAACCACGTCGCGATCGACCTCTTCCGGCGCCTCGACGAAGAGCTGTGGGAGAAGACGAGTCACAACCCCGTCGAACTTCTCGGACTGGTGTCGCAAAAGCGTCTCGAAGCTGTCTCGAAAGACGACACGTTTCTGAGTCACATGGAAGCCGCGCACCGGAAGTTTCGCGAGTACATGTCGGCGGGCGATACGTGGTACGCAAAGGAATTCGGCAAGGTCGCCGCGCCGCGATTCGCCTATTTCTCGATGGAATACGGTCTCACCGAGTCGATTCGCATCTATTCGGGCGGCCTCGGCGTGCTCTCGGGCGACCACCTGAAATCGGCGAGCGACCTGGGATTGCCGCTCGTCGCGGTCGGTCTGCTCTATCAGAAGGGGTACTTCCGGCAGTACCTGAATCCCGACGGCTGGCAGCAGGAAAACTACCCCATCCACGATTTCTACAACATGCCGCTCCACCCGGTGACGAACGCGGACGGAACGCCGCTCGTGATCCCCATCGAGCTATTCGGCGCGGGCGTGTCGGTGCGTGTGTGGAAAATCCAGGTCGGTCGCGTGCCGCTGTACCTGCTCGATTCGAATCTCCCCGAGAACCCGGAGTCGTTTCGCCCGGTCACCGGCCAGCTTTACGGCGGCGATCGCGAGAACCGCATCCGGCAGGAGATCATCCTCGGCATCGGCGGCTACCGCGCCCTCGTCGCCATGGGGCTCGACCCCGACGTCTGCCACATGAACGAAGGACACTCGGCGTTTCTCGCGCTCGAGCGCATCCGCGTCGTGATGAAAAAGTCCGGCCTGTCCTTCGAGGAGGCGCGCGTCGCGTGCTCCGCGGGAAACGTGTTCACCACGCACACCCCGGTACCGGCGGGATTCGACCTGTTTTCGCGCGATCTGATCGAAAAGTACTTCGTTTACTACGTGAGCGAATTCGGCATCACGACCGATGCGATGCTCGAACTGGGCCGCGAGGACGGCGCCGCGCAGGATGCGCCGCTCAACATGGCGTATTTCGCCATGCGCAATTCGACGTACATCAACGCCGTCTCGAAACTGCACGGGCAAGTGACCCGCAAGATGGTCGCGCCGGGATTCCACAACATCCCGCTCGACGAAGTCCCGGTCGTCCCAATCACGAACGGCATTCACATCCGCTCGTGGATCTCGCCGGACATGGCGGAGCTTTTCCGTCGCTACCTCGGCCCGGAGTGGTACGAGAACATCGTCGATCCCGCCGTCTGGCAGAAAGTCGACCGCATTCCCGACACCGAGCTGTGGCGCACGCACGAACGCCGCCGCGAGCGCCTCGTCGCGTACATCCGCGCGAATCTGCTCGCGCAGATCAAGCGGCGCAACGGCACCAGCGAGGAGCAGCGCGACGCGAGCGAGGTGCTCGATCCGCGCGCCCTCACCATCGGCTTCGCGCGGCGTTTCGCGACCTACAAGCGCGCAAACCTGCTGCTGCGCGACCCCGAGCGCTTCGCGCGCCTGCTGTCTGATTTCAAAGGACCCGTACAGATCATCTTCTCGGGAAAGGCTCACCCGGCCGATCAATCCGGTAAGGACCTCATCAAGGAGATCA from the Deltaproteobacteria bacterium genome contains:
- the glgP gene encoding alpha-glucan family phosphorylase; the encoded protein is MRSVIDFQVSPAIPDNLRVLQDLAYNVWWCWNHVAIDLFRRLDEELWEKTSHNPVELLGLVSQKRLEAVSKDDTFLSHMEAAHRKFREYMSAGDTWYAKEFGKVAAPRFAYFSMEYGLTESIRIYSGGLGVLSGDHLKSASDLGLPLVAVGLLYQKGYFRQYLNPDGWQQENYPIHDFYNMPLHPVTNADGTPLVIPIELFGAGVSVRVWKIQVGRVPLYLLDSNLPENPESFRPVTGQLYGGDRENRIRQEIILGIGGYRALVAMGLDPDVCHMNEGHSAFLALERIRVVMKKSGLSFEEARVACSAGNVFTTHTPVPAGFDLFSRDLIEKYFVYYVSEFGITTDAMLELGREDGAAQDAPLNMAYFAMRNSTYINAVSKLHGQVTRKMVAPGFHNIPLDEVPVVPITNGIHIRSWISPDMAELFRRYLGPEWYENIVDPAVWQKVDRIPDTELWRTHERRRERLVAYIRANLLAQIKRRNGTSEEQRDASEVLDPRALTIGFARRFATYKRANLLLRDPERFARLLSDFKGPVQIIFSGKAHPADQSGKDLIKEIIHFTRRHAVRQRVVFIEDYDLGVSHYLIGGVDVWLNTPRRPLEASGTSGMKVLPNGGLNCSVLDGWWAEAYRPEVGWAIGAGEEYKDAETQDQIESNALYDVLEKEVIPAFYDRGRDGLPRRWIQMMKASMRELCVDYNTDRMVQQYTTMFYGNSRRFYRELVKKEFEGAREFTEWQHKVKAAWESVRVENVDSNGQSAHVVGQNLEVRATLHLGPLTPDDVHVEVYGGLLDGQHEFGDSMVSKMSATKKLNEGRWLYQGVYECHRVGKHGLTIRVMPHHRFCVKPHAMGLIKWA